CCAGCCATCCTTGGGTAGGAAATCGAGGAAATGAAACATCTCGTCAATCGTATAAAACTTCGGGAGATGTTTTTCAATCTTGGGATTCTTTATGATAAGGGCCGTGTTCTCATCGATATATCCCTTTTTTTTCATGAACTTAAAGAAGACCTTAATAGCGGAGATCTTTCGGGAAAGAGACGATTTTTTCAGGTCTTTATAGATCGCAACGATGTAGGCCCGAATGGTATTGTGGTCTATGATTTCATCGGTCGCGTTCTCAATGAATTCGATAAAGTCCTCGATATCCCCCTTATAGGCCCTCTTGGTATTGAATGACGCGCCTTTCTCAGCCTCGAGGTACTTGTAGAATTCCTTGGCAATCCCTTTAATGGTGCTTTTATCCATAAGACTATTATTTTATAATTTTCTCCTAAATAATCAAGAGAATTCACCTTTTCGGGCTTCTTGCGGCCCTCGACACCATTGTCGAGTCTTCTTCATTTATTCGACACTTTTTTCCCATTTCTTATTGACCTCATTTTGCCGCATGGAGCCCATAATCAAACAGGGGTGCGGCTTCAGTCGCTACGCACCTGTCCTGGCACAAGGATTGCTTTAATTCCAGGAGTGAGCGCATGAGGCAACCATGATACGAATCATAACCGAAGCATCAACCCCACTGTTCCTGGCAGAAAGAGTAATGTCGTTTCTCGCCGTATACTGCACCCGTTTTCTGTACGTGCTCCACGATCTCGTTCTCAAAAACATGACCCAGAGAAGGTTTCTGTGGGACGTTTTCTATCAGGTGCAGTTGTCACTGGTATTGCAGCAATCTTTGTGGGTGCTCTCTCTTTGTTTAGCAAGACAAGTGATCCTGGCATTAAGGAACGATTGGAGAACCAACAACACCGTATCGATCAGGAGTTCCGAAGCGGATAATTGACCCGAGAGCCGGTTAAGATCTGAAGCCGACTAAGAATCGGAAGAAATGCGGTATAGATATGAAATCGAATGCGTAAAGGATTCGAGGTTTGGGGCCTGCCAAGGTCCGATCCCCCTTCCTTCGGATGGCCCCTTTCCCCGATCCTTCTTAAACGCCGGGTACCACCCGGCGCGGCAGCCCCAATAAACTTCCCATCTTTATTCTCCCGCGGCGCGACGAATCATTTCCGTCATCATCCGTCATGCTCCGCAGTTCGTCGTGAAGCCATTCCTACCCAAAAAACAGCTTGCACCCCCAACAGATAGTAGTTACAATATTTTCGACAGTTGGCGAGACCGGGGCGTCCGGCGTGTTATACCTTAAGGAGCAGATTTGAGAGAAATGGAATCACCCGAGAAAAGTAATCCTTTAGCCCTGTTCTTTCCCGCCACGGGCAGGGAAACGATGCGCCTTGTAGGCAGCCTGGGTGCGATGACCATCTTCTTTTTCACCGCCTTCATCAATATCTTCCGACGAAAACAGCTCTTCGAGATCACAAGCCAGGTCTTCTCTATCGGGGCGAGCTCTTCCCTCATCGTCATGCTTGTGGGCCTCTTCACGGGGATGGTGCTCGGGCTGCAGCTTTTTTATACCCTTGTCAAGTTCGGCTCTGTTGGGGCCTTGGGCTCTGCCATATCGCTCTCGCTCATCAGAGAGTTAGGACCCGTGCTCACGGCCATCATGATCACAGCGCGGGCCGGATCCGCCATGGCCGCTGAGATAGGTATCCTCCGCATCTCGGAACAGATAGACGCCCTTTATTCCATGCGGATCGATCCCGTTCGTTACCTCATCAGCCCTCGGGTCGCCGCTTCAATTATCAGTTTTCCGCTGCTCACCTCCTTCTTCGACCTCATCGGGATCGCAGGAGGATATATAACCGGCGTGCTTCTGCTCGGCACAAACGCGGGTACGTACTTTTACCGGGTTCAGTCATCGGTAAACATGGTAGATGTGAGGGGCGGCTTTATTAAATCCCTGGTTTTCGCAGTGATCGTCTCGGCCATTTGCTGTTTTCAGGGCTATTTTTGCCACATGCGGAGCGACGGATACGGGGCAAAGGCGGTGGGCCTTGCGACCATTTCCGCGGTCGTCTTCTCATGCGTCATGATTCTTGTGGCCGACTATGTGGTCACGTCATTTCTGATGTAAGGCTTGTATGGAGACACCTTTAATAGAGTTTCAAAATGTTACTAAGGGGTTCGGTGACAAGACCGTGCTTAACAGGGTCAATGTCAAGATCTACGAGAACGAGATCACCACGATCATCGGAAAGAGCGGCACGGGGAAGAGTGTGCTTCTCAAACACATCATCGGACTTCTTAAGCCCGATGAAGGCACTATTCTCTTTCAGGGAAAACCGATTGACAGGATGAAGAAGAGCGAACAGGAAAGATACCGAAGCGAGGTCGCATACCTTTTTCAGAATAACGCGCTCCTCGATTCCATGACGGTCTTTGAAAACGTGGCCCTCCCCCTTCGACAGACTACAAACCTCCAAAAAAAGGAAATTGAAAAAAGGGTTCTAAAAAGAATCGATGACCTGGAACTTTCTGAGGCCGTGAACAAATACCCTTCCGAGCTTTCAGGCGGGATGCAGAAAAGGGTGGCGCTCGCACGGGCCCTGGTGACCGACCCCAAGATCGTGCTCTTCGACGAGCCCACAACAGGCCAGGACCCGATCCGAAAGAATATGATTCTCTCTATGATCACCCATTACCGGAGAAAATTCGGGTTCACTGCCGTCCTCATTAGCCATGATATCCCTGATGTCTTTTTTATCTCAGACAGGATTATTATTCTCTGGGAAGGCTCAGTGGGTTTCGAGGGTACTTACGAAGAAGCTATGAAGCAGAAGCTTCCGCTCATCGATGAGTTTCTCAGAAGTCTGGAGGGTTTTCAGGACGAGCTCACGGGGTTACTCTCCCGGGAGGCGTTCAGGGTCCATTACACGGCCATGCTGGGAACCACACCGACGGTGACGACCATTTCAGCGGCCTTGTTCAGCGTTCGATTGAATTTGCTCCATGATGCCCTGGGACCGCATGCATCGGTGGCGATCCTGAGGGCACTTGGCGACTATACGAACAAGTATTTCAACGGCATCGGAGGTTTTTCCGCCCGCCACAAGCGAGATGAGATCCTCACCATATTTCCTCACACAACCCCCGAGGAGGCAAGTCAGCTGGTAAGCGACTTTGCGAAGGAACTTGAGCAAGGGGTTCTCGCCGGCATAGAGAGCGTTGCCGAAGGGACCATAGGTACCAAAGAATGTTTTGAGCTCTATATACGCGCCGGGGTCACGGAAATTCTTCCCGCCGACGAGATAGATAAGATAATTGAGAGGGCTGAGGCAAAACAGGAAATTATTGCAACATACCGATGCGATTCCGGAGGTAGCGCTTCATGAAGAAGTATTCCATGGAAACCGCTGTAGGCATTTTCGTCGTGATAGGACTCGTTTGTGTGGGGTATATGGCGATCAAACTCGGGAAGGTATCCTTTCTCGGGGAAAAAACTTATCCGCTCTATGCACGATTCACATCGGTCTCTGGGCTTCGCGCGGGCAGCGCGGTCGAAGTATACGGGATCGAAGTGGGCGCAGTAAAGAGTCTCACCATAGACAACGAGAGGCAAATGGCAGTCATTGAAATGGACATCAATAAGGACATGACGATCTATGACGATGCGTCGGCCACCATTAAGACTTCGGGCCTTATCGGCGATAGATATGTCAAGATCGAACCGGGCGGTGCAGGCACGGCCCTCAAACCCGCCGGTTTCATTACGCAGACATCGGTGCCGGCGGACATTGAGGATCTCATAGGCAAGTATGCCTTCGGAGACGTTAAGAAGGACCCCGATAAGAACCAGGACAAACCGATTCGATGATACGGAGGATACTAATGAAAAGATGGGTAGCGGCGACTATGTGCGCCATGCTCCTGATTATACCTGTTTTATGCGTGGCAGGAGTCGCCCTGGACACGGTCAAGGCCAATGTGAACAGCGTGATTGAAGTGTTGAGAGACCAAAAACTCAAAGGGGAAGGGGGAAAAAAGGTGAAGGAGCAGAGAATCGAGGCGGCAGCCGAGAAGCTCTTTGACTTTGTGGAACTTTCCAAGAGGACCCTGGGGCTCAACTGGAACAGGCTCAACCCGGAGCAACGCAAAGAATTTGTGGAACTCTACAAGACGATACTCAAGAACGCCTATGTGGATAAGATTATGGCCTATGACAATGAACAGGTAAATTTCACCCGGGAGATATCGCTTTCGGAGAATACAGCGGAGGTCCAAAGCACGGTCGCTGCGAGAAACGCAGAAACGCCGATCAATTACCGGGTTGTCAAGCGCGACAACGAGTGGAAGGTATACGACGTGGTGATCGAAGGGGTGAGCCTCATCAGCAACTATCAGACACAGTTTCGGGAAATCCTTGGAAACAATCCGCCCGAAACCCTGCTCCAGACGCTTCGCAAAAAGGTCGGCAATAAATAATGGCCCAAGTATCGGCGTATGACAGAAAAACCGTGCGGTCTCGCGCATTGGGCGTGTGCCTCGGATTGACGCTTCTTCTGTTTCAAAGCGCATTACCTGCTCACGCAGCCGAACCAGCCTCAGGCCAGGAACCCAAAGCAACGGGCGCAGGTGAGGGAGAGGCCGTAGCCCCCGCGCCCGTTACAAACGCGGGGCCACAGGACGAGTATGGCAACGTGACTGAAGAAGAAGTAAAAGGCGGCGAGGCCCCCAGGATCGCGGATCCTATCGAGCCGTGGAACAGGGCCATATACCACGTGAACGATAAACTGTATTTCTGGCTCTTAAAGCCGGTGACCAGGGGATATAAATATGTTCTACCGGAGAGCCTCAGGATAATCGTGAGCAATTTCTATGAGAACTTGAAGACCCCAATCCGGTTCGTCAACAACCTTCTCCAGGGAAGGCCGGTATATGCGGGCAAGGAAGTGATCAGATTTCTTATTAACTCCACAGTGGGTGTGGCGGGATTCAAGGACTGTGCGAAAGAGTGCTTGAACATTACGGGCCGCGACGCAGATTTCGGCCAGACGTTAGGGAAATATGGCCTGGGGTTCGGTTTCTACATCGTCTGGCCCGTGCTCGGCCCTTCTAGTCCCCGTGATACGGTGGGGTTTGCGGCTGACTGGTGGCTGAAGCCTCAAACCTATCTAACGACCCAGTTGATCACGCCTGAAACCGCGGCTCTCTATGCCCACGAAGAGGTAAATGACACATCGTTCCATCTGGGTGATTACGAGGCCCTCAAACAGGCGGCCATCGATCCCTACGTGGCCATGCGCGACGCCTACGTGCAGTACCGCATTAAAAGGATATCCGAAAAATAAGGAACGGGCATCAAGCAAAAAACCCTTGAACCGGCGCGTCCTGCTCGTCAACGTACTATTTTCCCTCACGTCTCATGGCAGTGACGGTTATGCCTGACACGCCCCAGTTGTCCGTATCCACTTCATCGATCACAACAAACGTGCTCTCAGGTTTCTTCCCCAAGACATCGAAAAGTAGCTTTGTTGTCCCATCTATAAGCCGCGCTTTTTGTTCCGCCGTAGCGCCTTCCCTGGTGATTCTGATATTGACATAGGGCATAGTCGCACCTCCTTTTTTCTCACCGGTCGTGGTGAAAACAATCGGTCATCTCGAGAATCGAAGCCTACAAACCTCGTTGCCATTCTCCCTGTAAAGATGTGTTGTCTTCCAGGGTATAGAGCAAGGCCAGCCGTTACGACTGCACGTCATCCAGGTATTTCTTCCTGTCTCCCATGAAATCCTTGTAGATCTTGTAGTGTTCCGTTTGCTCATATGACACTTCTCTGATAGGCGCGTCGTCGAAGCTCAAGATGGAGGCATTAGGACAGGCGAGCAGGATCGGCGAATGGGTCGCGATAATAAACTGGGCGTGACCGTCCGCCCCCATTTTGACAAGGAGGTTCAGCAATTCGAGCTGTGTCTTGGGCGAGAGCGCCGTCTCCGGCTCGTCCAGCAGATAGATCCCCTTTATCCGATAGCGGGCTTTAAAGAAGGACATGATCGACTGTCCGTGGGATTTGGTCATGAGCGACTCCCCGCCGAAGTATTCAAGAAGGCCCGGGGAAGCTGCCGCCCAATCGTCAAGGATGCGCACAAAATCCTGAAATAGCGAAGACCCGAAAAAACTCCCCTGAATGGGGCTATCGGCCCATTCGATGGAGATATAGTCGCAGAATCTGTCCTCATCAGGATTGAATTCCGCTCTTCTTCGTTCTTCATCCTGCCATATGTGGACGCCGCATTTGCGAGCCAGCGCCTGAAGCAGGGTCGATTTACCCGTG
The sequence above is drawn from the Syntrophorhabdaceae bacterium genome and encodes:
- a CDS encoding ABC transporter permease, with amino-acid sequence MESPEKSNPLALFFPATGRETMRLVGSLGAMTIFFFTAFINIFRRKQLFEITSQVFSIGASSSLIVMLVGLFTGMVLGLQLFYTLVKFGSVGALGSAISLSLIRELGPVLTAIMITARAGSAMAAEIGILRISEQIDALYSMRIDPVRYLISPRVAASIISFPLLTSFFDLIGIAGGYITGVLLLGTNAGTYFYRVQSSVNMVDVRGGFIKSLVFAVIVSAICCFQGYFCHMRSDGYGAKAVGLATISAVVFSCVMILVADYVVTSFLM
- a CDS encoding ATP-binding cassette domain-containing protein; its protein translation is METPLIEFQNVTKGFGDKTVLNRVNVKIYENEITTIIGKSGTGKSVLLKHIIGLLKPDEGTILFQGKPIDRMKKSEQERYRSEVAYLFQNNALLDSMTVFENVALPLRQTTNLQKKEIEKRVLKRIDDLELSEAVNKYPSELSGGMQKRVALARALVTDPKIVLFDEPTTGQDPIRKNMILSMITHYRRKFGFTAVLISHDIPDVFFISDRIIILWEGSVGFEGTYEEAMKQKLPLIDEFLRSLEGFQDELTGLLSREAFRVHYTAMLGTTPTVTTISAALFSVRLNLLHDALGPHASVAILRALGDYTNKYFNGIGGFSARHKRDEILTIFPHTTPEEASQLVSDFAKELEQGVLAGIESVAEGTIGTKECFELYIRAGVTEILPADEIDKIIERAEAKQEIIATYRCDSGGSAS
- the mlaD gene encoding outer membrane lipid asymmetry maintenance protein MlaD; protein product: MKKYSMETAVGIFVVIGLVCVGYMAIKLGKVSFLGEKTYPLYARFTSVSGLRAGSAVEVYGIEVGAVKSLTIDNERQMAVIEMDINKDMTIYDDASATIKTSGLIGDRYVKIEPGGAGTALKPAGFITQTSVPADIEDLIGKYAFGDVKKDPDKNQDKPIR
- a CDS encoding ABC transporter substrate-binding protein, encoding MKRWVAATMCAMLLIIPVLCVAGVALDTVKANVNSVIEVLRDQKLKGEGGKKVKEQRIEAAAEKLFDFVELSKRTLGLNWNRLNPEQRKEFVELYKTILKNAYVDKIMAYDNEQVNFTREISLSENTAEVQSTVAARNAETPINYRVVKRDNEWKVYDVVIEGVSLISNYQTQFREILGNNPPETLLQTLRKKVGNK
- a CDS encoding VacJ family lipoprotein, with the protein product MAQVSAYDRKTVRSRALGVCLGLTLLLFQSALPAHAAEPASGQEPKATGAGEGEAVAPAPVTNAGPQDEYGNVTEEEVKGGEAPRIADPIEPWNRAIYHVNDKLYFWLLKPVTRGYKYVLPESLRIIVSNFYENLKTPIRFVNNLLQGRPVYAGKEVIRFLINSTVGVAGFKDCAKECLNITGRDADFGQTLGKYGLGFGFYIVWPVLGPSSPRDTVGFAADWWLKPQTYLTTQLITPETAALYAHEEVNDTSFHLGDYEALKQAAIDPYVAMRDAYVQYRIKRISEK
- a CDS encoding 4-oxalocrotonate tautomerase family protein, whose amino-acid sequence is MPYVNIRITREGATAEQKARLIDGTTKLLFDVLGKKPESTFVVIDEVDTDNWGVSGITVTAMRREGK
- a CDS encoding AAA family ATPase, whose product is MHVKSVTLHPDMYPTRDHYPFNLSVFGQPERIVFSTPITLFVGENGTGKSTLLQALARKCGVHIWQDEERRRAEFNPDEDRFCDYISIEWADSPIQGSFFGSSLFQDFVRILDDWAAASPGLLEYFGGESLMTKSHGQSIMSFFKARYRIKGIYLLDEPETALSPKTQLELLNLLVKMGADGHAQFIIATHSPILLACPNASILSFDDAPIREVSYEQTEHYKIYKDFMGDRKKYLDDVQS